A window of Nitratireductor kimnyeongensis genomic DNA:
AGCATACGGGCGATGATTATCGACGGCTGATCGACAGGATCAGAGAGGCGCGGCCAGACATAGCCATGTCGGGCGATTTCATCGTCGGTTTCCCGGGCGAAACGGAGCAGGATTTCGAGGACACGATGCAACTGATCCGCTACGTGACCTATGCGCAGGCCTTCTCGTTCAAATATTCGCCGCGTCCGGGAACGCCGGGAGCGGATCTGGGCGGTCAGGTGCCGGAAGCTGTGAAGGATGAGCGGCTACAGGCACTTCAGGCACTGCTTACCGAACAGCAGCGCGCTTTCGTTCAGAGCCTCGTTGGCAGCGAGATGGACGTGTTGCTGGAGAAGCCCGGGCGTCAGCCGGGCCAGCGCGTCGGTAGATCACCCTGGCTTCAGCCTGTGATTCTTGATGAAAAAGCCGGCGAAATCGGTGACATTGTTCATGTTCGAATCACGCAGGCAGGCCCCAACAGCCTGTTTGCAGAGCCGGTGTCGTAAAGGAGAGGCGTTTGACCGCCAGCACTGAGTTGAAGAACATGCCCTCCGGGGCCTCCGACATGGCACACATCGTGCTGACCTTCGATGACAACAAGCTGGCCAGCGCCCTTTACGGGCCCTTTGACGAGAATCTGGCCCAGATCGAGCAGCGGCTCGGCGTCGATATTCGCTCCAAGGGCAATCAGCTCACCGTCAAGGGGGAGAGCGTTGCCGCCGCACAGGCGCGCCGCGCACTCGATTATCTCTATGATCTCCTTCAAAAGGGGACAGAGCTTGCCCCCTCCGATGTGGATGGCGCCGTGCGGCTGGCCATCGCCGCCGATGAACAGCTCACCTTCCCGACCATGGAGAGCAAGGGAAAGCTCGCCGCGGCACAGATTTCCACGCGCAAGCGCACCGTTCATGCGCGCTCGGCCAACCAGGACGCCTATATGCGGGCGCTGGAGCGCTCGGAGCTCGTCTTCGGCATCGGCCCCGCCGGTACGGGCAAGACCTTCCTTGCCGTCGCTTATGCCGCGATGCTTTTGGAACGGGGGGCGGTGGATCGCATCATCCTGTCGCGTCCGGCGGTTGAAGCGGGCGAGCGGCTTGGCTTTTTGCCCGGAGACATGCGCGAGAAGGTCGATCCCTATCTGCGCCCGCTCTACGACGCTCTCTACGACATGATCCCGACCGAAAAGGTCGAGCGGGCGCTGGCGGCAGACGTGATCGAAATCGCGCCGCTTGCCTTCATGCGCGGACGCACACTGGCGAATTCAGTGGTAATCCTCGATGAGGCGCAGAACACCACGCCGATGCAGATGAAAATGTTTCTGACGCGGCTTGGCGAGAATGCCCGCATGATCGTCACCGGTGACCCAAGCCAGATCGATCTCCCGCCCAATACCAAGTCTGGCCTGGTCGAAGCGCTTGAGGTGCTGGGAGATGTGCCCGGCATTGTCACCGTCCGCTTCGACGAGAAGGACGTGGTGCGCCATCCGCTGGTGGCTGCGATTGTCCGGGCCTATGACAAGAAGGCGCGGGGCTGATCCGCGCGGGCTGATGGACGATATTCCCCCTGCCGGCGAAAAGCCGGAAATCTTTGTTGAAGTCGCCAT
This region includes:
- a CDS encoding PhoH family protein, whose product is MAHIVLTFDDNKLASALYGPFDENLAQIEQRLGVDIRSKGNQLTVKGESVAAAQARRALDYLYDLLQKGTELAPSDVDGAVRLAIAADEQLTFPTMESKGKLAAAQISTRKRTVHARSANQDAYMRALERSELVFGIGPAGTGKTFLAVAYAAMLLERGAVDRIILSRPAVEAGERLGFLPGDMREKVDPYLRPLYDALYDMIPTEKVERALAADVIEIAPLAFMRGRTLANSVVILDEAQNTTPMQMKMFLTRLGENARMIVTGDPSQIDLPPNTKSGLVEALEVLGDVPGIVTVRFDEKDVVRHPLVAAIVRAYDKKARG